The Paenibacillus macerans genome includes a window with the following:
- a CDS encoding helix-turn-helix domain-containing protein — protein MAEIPESVLALADELRFPLIELALSPSLGELLQESLNFILEKHNDELRYALRMHRDFSALIMKGGGHDAIIQALSGLVGGEGMLVDQRGRVIGGSAGRSGAAGTARLQEQIQAAAAGMRSCGGKVAEFCLLPGGDGERCEVIMHAIELPYHSAYLVLVNAGLAESPLPRLAIEQAANVIGFELVKQQALKERFRRYKDEFFEELIAGTFNSRQEILSLGKRYGLRDAAGYMCAAGKLDDPGRNGAEGGNAPYQRRDHLYELLKTKLDVHELPALLFNSKEMFVIVLQRGWDAGAGELPLVPCLIQFQEELEREEGLSFSFGIGNQAEQATGLPNAYKEAVSALHTGYQSRQTRFIQYYRTKEVFELLKMVPDVALTDFYQETFQAILETDDRERQDLMDTARVFLETQGQIGETAKRLFVHRNTVAYRLAKFEQLTRCNLRDPDDSLRLRLAFLAEKLL, from the coding sequence CTGTCGCCTTCCTTGGGGGAATTGCTGCAGGAGTCCCTCAATTTTATTCTGGAGAAGCACAATGACGAATTGCGCTATGCGCTGCGCATGCACCGCGACTTCTCCGCGTTGATCATGAAGGGAGGGGGGCACGATGCGATTATTCAAGCCCTGTCCGGTCTGGTCGGCGGGGAGGGGATGCTGGTGGATCAACGGGGAAGGGTGATCGGCGGTTCCGCCGGAAGGAGCGGCGCGGCGGGCACCGCCCGCCTGCAGGAACAGATTCAGGCTGCGGCGGCCGGAATGCGGAGCTGCGGCGGCAAGGTTGCGGAATTTTGTCTGCTGCCCGGCGGGGACGGGGAGCGCTGCGAGGTCATCATGCATGCGATCGAACTGCCTTATCATTCCGCATACTTGGTATTGGTGAACGCGGGTCTGGCGGAGTCTCCGCTGCCGCGGCTGGCCATTGAGCAGGCGGCGAATGTCATCGGCTTTGAACTCGTCAAACAACAGGCTTTGAAAGAGCGGTTCCGGCGCTACAAGGACGAGTTTTTTGAAGAACTGATCGCGGGGACGTTCAATTCGCGGCAGGAGATCCTGTCGCTGGGAAAACGCTACGGACTTCGGGATGCCGCCGGTTATATGTGCGCGGCCGGCAAGCTGGATGACCCGGGCAGGAACGGGGCGGAGGGGGGGAATGCCCCCTACCAGCGCCGGGATCATCTTTATGAATTGCTCAAAACGAAACTGGACGTCCACGAGCTTCCCGCCCTATTGTTCAACAGCAAGGAGATGTTTGTGATCGTGCTGCAGCGGGGCTGGGATGCCGGGGCGGGAGAGCTCCCGCTCGTCCCCTGCCTGATCCAGTTCCAGGAGGAACTGGAGCGGGAGGAGGGGCTTTCTTTTTCGTTTGGGATCGGCAATCAGGCGGAACAGGCGACTGGGCTGCCCAACGCTTACAAAGAAGCGGTCAGCGCCCTGCATACGGGCTACCAGTCCCGGCAAACCCGGTTTATTCAATATTACCGCACCAAAGAGGTGTTCGAGCTGCTGAAAATGGTTCCGGATGTGGCCTTGACCGATTTTTATCAGGAAACGTTTCAAGCCATTCTGGAGACGGACGACCGGGAACGGCAAGATTTAATGGATACGGCCCGCGTCTTCCTGGAGACGCAGGGACAGATCGGAGAAACCGCCAAGCGCCTGTTCGTTCATCGGAATACCGTGGCCTACCGCCTGGCTAAATTCGAGCAATTGACCCGCTGCAACCTTCGTGATCCAGATGATTCGCTGCGTCTTAGGCTTGCTTTTCTGGCGGAAAAACTGCTGTGA